The DNA window TACAAACAATCAGCCATTTCATAATAGATTTCTTGATAGATAGCGCGGATTAAATAGCTTATCAGTGTCACATTCTCCGTCTAGGATATCAGCGGTTTTCATAATTTGTAAAAGCCTGGAGACAGCCTCGGTGAGACGCTGGTTTTGATTTGATAAATAAGTATAGTTTAACGCTTCATCGGCGAGTAATAAACCTCTGAACACCTGTAGCACCTGTTCCGGTTGTAGTTTTAGACGATCGGCCATCCGATGGCTGGCATCCATCGGATTGGTTCTGAAATAATACAGAGCTTTAAAGTGTTGTTGAAGCAGCTGCTTTAAAAGCTGACCCTTATAGTGGGGCAAATCTGAGCGTATGACCAGCACATCAAAAATCATATCCGGCATTTTGCGGCTATCAAACAGTCTAAATCCACCCTGTTGTTGTAAAATTTGGCTGGCGACCGGTTCATAGGTAATGAGTGCATCGATATCACTTCTTAACCAGGCCTGGTGATGATCGTCTATCGTAAAGTTGACGGGCGTCACCTGTTCTAGAGAAAGCTGGGCGGTTTTTAGCAGCTCATTAAACATGACGGCACCTAGTGCTGTTTTTTCAAAACCAACTCGTTTGCCTTCAAGTTGATAGGGCTCCGTGATATCAGGACGACTGATCACGACGTCTGCGCCTAACGAGATATTAAAGATAAGCACAACTTCTAGTTCGATTCCCTCAACACAAAGTCTTAATACTTCATCCAAGGTGAGTTTGGCCGCATCAATTTTACCCTGGCGAAATAAATTCATGGTTTCAGTGGCGGAGCGGGTGTCTATTAAACTGATTTGCTTTGAATTGAGCCAGCCAAAGTTTTGCGCAAGT is part of the Thiomicrospira microaerophila genome and encodes:
- a CDS encoding ABC transporter substrate-binding protein, which encodes MHQPSGNLTLSRRQLIRFSALLPLAALATLSGCSQKETLNVAGHIWPGYEFIQLAQNFGWLNSKQISLIDTRSATETMNLFRQGKIDAAKLTLDEVLRLCVEGIELEVVLIFNISLGADVVISRPDITEPYQLEGKRVGFEKTALGAVMFNELLKTAQLSLEQVTPVNFTIDDHHQAWLRSDIDALITYEPVASQILQQQGGFRLFDSRKMPDMIFDVLVIRSDLPHYKGQLLKQLLQQHFKALYYFRTNPMDASHRMADRLKLQPEQVLQVFRGLLLADEALNYTYLSNQNQRLTEAVSRLLQIMKTADILDGECDTDKLFNPRYLSRNLL